One genomic region from Ovis canadensis isolate MfBH-ARS-UI-01 breed Bighorn chromosome 24, ARS-UI_OviCan_v2, whole genome shotgun sequence encodes:
- the PSPH gene encoding phosphoserine phosphatase, producing the protein MVSHSELRNLFCSADAVCFDVDSTVIQEEGIDELAKFCGVEDAVSEMTRQAMGGAVPFKAALTQRLALIQPSREQVQRLLAEHPPHLTPGIRELVSRLQERNVQVFLISGGFRSIVEHVASKLNIPSTNVFANRLKFYFNGEYAGFDETQPTAESGGKGKVIKFLKEKFHFKKIIMVGDGATDMEACPPADAFIGFGGNVIRQQVKDNAEWYITDFVELLGALEE; encoded by the exons ATGGTCTCCCATTCAGAGCTGAGGAATCTTTTCTGTTCAGCTGATGCAGTGTGCTTTGATGTTGATAGCACCGTCATCCAAGAAGAAGGAATTGATGAGCTGGCCAAATTCTGTGGAGTTGAGGATGCCGTGTCAGAAAT GACACGGCAAGCCATGGGCGGGGCAGTGCCTTTCAAGGCTGCCCTCACACAGCGCTTAGCTCTGATCCAGCCCTCCAGGGAACAGGTGCAGAGGCTCCTAGCAGAGCACCCCCCGCACCTGACGCCTGGCATAAG ggagCTAGTAAGTCGCCTACAAGAACGAAATGTTCAGGTTTTCCTGATATCTGGTGGCTTTAGGAGCATTGTGGAGCATGTTGcttcaaagctcaacattccatcaACCAATGTATTTGCCAATAGGCTAAAGTTCTACTTTAATG GTGAATATGCAGGTTTTGATGAGACTCAGCCAACAGCTGAATCTGGTGGGAAAGGAAAAGTTAttaagtttttaaaggaaaaatttcattttaagaagATCATCATGGTGGGAGATGGAGCCACAGACATGGAAGCCTGTCCTCCCGCT GATGCCTTCATTGGATTCGGAGGAAATGTGATCAGGCAGCAAGTAAAGGATAATGCGGAATGGTACATCACTGATTTTGTAGAGCTTCTGGGAGCACTGGAAGAATAA